In Aliarcobacter faecis, a genomic segment contains:
- a CDS encoding glycoside hydrolase family protein: MSVIEIVLPFTMQSEGFNKTVYKSPEGFDTIGYGRNIEVNPLTQDELKSIGATTSTSKTSYQLSEEIAKTWLKKELERVKNSLSKELQFFDKLDDVRQAILIDMAYNMGIKGLLSFKNTLKLINDGNYVEASKNMEQSNWYKQVKIRARKLCEAMKSGKI, from the coding sequence ATGTCAGTAATAGAAATTGTACTACCTTTTACTATGCAAAGTGAAGGTTTTAATAAAACAGTTTATAAATCCCCTGAGGGATTTGATACCATAGGATATGGAAGAAATATAGAAGTAAATCCTTTAACTCAAGATGAGTTAAAAAGTATCGGTGCAACTACTAGTACTTCAAAAACAAGCTATCAACTAAGTGAAGAAATAGCTAAAACTTGGTTAAAAAAAGAGCTTGAAAGAGTTAAAAATTCTTTATCAAAAGAGTTACAATTTTTTGATAAACTAGATGATGTAAGACAAGCTATTTTAATAGATATGGCTTACAATATGGGAATAAAAGGGCTACTTAGCTTTAAAAATACTCTTAAATTAATAAATGATGGAAATTATGTAGAAGCTTCCAAAAATATGGAACAAAGTAATTGGTATAAACAAGTAAAAATTAGAGCTAGAAAACTTTGTGAAGCTATGAAAAGTGGAAAAATTTAG
- a CDS encoding TonB-dependent siderophore receptor has translation MKINLQIALSLALSLSLYGQDSFNLEKQNLEDAIKQIASKSNMPYLVDGNLLKGKTSPKIENIEGVKNALDKVLENTGLEATIENQTIIIKKLSSIKVLGNETYVLDDVSVNSSNGKNGSAQSGYLVEDITGVGLWGQRSLQDTPYSMTVITKDLIENVQANDMAQIFKMNPITQDGGDQFVGNYYTVIRGFGSNNAIINGMPLADWYSFTTMEDLERIETISGATGFLYGGGRVGGAVNYVMKKPTLEDKRSLTFGNYGGEQYYTHIDLSGQIDEKKVFGYRINALYQDGDSVADVGKEQKFVSLAFDYKPTDNFTLDLNYAHRELERTNQKYFIYLNSGAERSTIDTSKNYSPEYTKGKEDNDRITTNLKLDINDIFTLRSSFLYEKAIQGSNVGPLAYKRTDGLYDVDLYQYNPERQKMENYSGNIYLDSKFETLGVNHLLTTGYSANKYLYSRTVDWYVLNDTLTGVTLDEVKNNASYIPGTFTNNERKPYIGTQYKNILIGDDIVFNDQWSALVGFNYATVISTSYNNGVKSSEYDKSELTPTLSLMYKPFDDLTTYVTYIESLEQGTIVGNTYSNAGEILSPLVSKQYETGAKYNLLDNKLLLTSALFRIEKANQYSDNATPMPKYVQDGEQVHQGFELTLTGKVTDNLTLFGGGTLMDIEVAKSNNKALEGKKPINAATKMAKLYAEYNIPMIQGLTVTGGAYYTGEKYGNTTNTDKIPSYTLYDAGLRYKTKLDKYPTTFLLNVSNLTGKDYWASSSMLGDPRSVAFSMKMEF, from the coding sequence ATGAAAATCAACTTACAAATTGCTCTAAGTTTAGCTTTATCTTTGAGTTTATATGGACAAGATAGTTTTAACTTAGAAAAACAAAACTTAGAAGATGCTATAAAACAAATAGCAAGTAAATCAAATATGCCATATTTAGTAGATGGAAATCTTCTAAAAGGTAAAACTTCTCCAAAAATAGAGAATATTGAAGGTGTAAAAAATGCACTTGATAAAGTTTTAGAGAATACAGGTCTTGAAGCAACAATTGAAAATCAGACAATTATCATAAAAAAGTTATCTTCTATAAAAGTTTTAGGTAATGAAACTTATGTTTTAGATGATGTTTCTGTAAATAGTTCAAATGGTAAAAATGGAAGTGCCCAGAGTGGATATTTAGTAGAAGATATAACTGGTGTTGGGCTTTGGGGACAAAGAAGCCTACAAGACACTCCATACTCTATGACTGTAATCACAAAAGATTTAATTGAAAATGTACAAGCCAATGATATGGCACAAATCTTTAAAATGAATCCAATTACACAAGATGGTGGAGACCAATTTGTAGGAAACTATTATACAGTTATTCGTGGATTTGGCTCAAACAATGCTATTATAAATGGTATGCCTTTAGCAGATTGGTATAGTTTTACAACTATGGAAGATTTAGAAAGAATTGAAACAATTAGTGGAGCAACAGGTTTTTTATATGGTGGTGGAAGAGTTGGAGGAGCAGTTAATTATGTGATGAAAAAACCAACTTTAGAAGATAAAAGAAGTCTTACTTTTGGAAATTATGGTGGAGAACAATACTATACTCATATTGATTTAAGTGGGCAAATAGATGAAAAGAAAGTTTTTGGATATAGAATCAATGCTTTATATCAAGATGGTGATAGTGTAGCAGATGTTGGAAAAGAGCAAAAATTTGTTAGCTTAGCCTTTGACTATAAACCAACTGATAACTTTACTTTAGATTTAAATTATGCTCATAGAGAGTTAGAAAGAACTAATCAAAAATATTTTATATATTTAAACTCAGGAGCAGAGCGTTCAACTATAGATACAAGTAAAAACTATTCTCCCGAATATACTAAAGGGAAAGAAGATAATGATAGAATAACTACAAATTTAAAATTAGATATAAACGATATTTTTACTCTTAGAAGTTCATTTTTATATGAAAAAGCTATTCAAGGAAGTAATGTAGGACCTTTGGCATATAAAAGAACTGATGGTTTATATGATGTAGATTTATATCAATACAATCCTGAAAGACAAAAAATGGAAAATTATTCAGGAAATATCTATTTAGATAGTAAATTTGAAACTTTAGGAGTAAATCATCTTTTAACTACTGGTTATTCAGCAAATAAATATTTATATTCAAGAACAGTTGATTGGTATGTATTAAATGATACATTAACTGGTGTAACATTGGATGAAGTAAAAAATAATGCTTCTTATATTCCTGGAACCTTTACAAATAATGAAAGAAAACCATATATTGGAACACAATATAAAAATATTTTAATAGGTGATGATATAGTATTTAATGACCAATGGAGTGCTTTAGTTGGATTTAATTATGCTACGGTAATAAGTACAAGTTATAACAATGGAGTAAAAAGTTCAGAATATGATAAATCTGAACTAACACCAACTTTATCTTTGATGTATAAACCATTTGATGATTTAACAACTTATGTAACTTATATAGAAAGTTTAGAACAAGGAACTATTGTAGGAAATACTTATTCAAATGCTGGTGAAATTTTATCACCTTTAGTAAGTAAACAGTATGAAACGGGAGCAAAATATAATTTATTAGATAATAAATTATTATTAACAAGTGCCTTATTTAGAATAGAAAAAGCAAATCAATACTCAGATAATGCCACTCCAATGCCAAAATATGTTCAAGATGGAGAGCAAGTTCATCAAGGTTTTGAACTTACTCTTACAGGAAAAGTTACAGATAATCTAACTTTATTTGGTGGAGGAACTTTGATGGATATAGAAGTTGCAAAATCAAATAATAAAGCACTTGAAGGAAAAAAACCAATAAATGCAGCAACTAAAATGGCAAAACTTTATGCAGAGTATAATATTCCTATGATTCAAGGCTTAACTGTAACGGGAGGAGCATATTATACTGGTGAAAAATATGGAAATACAACAAATACAGATAAAATCCCAAGTTATACCTTATATGATGCAGGTTTAAGATATAAAACTAAGTTAGATAAATATCCAACTACATTTTTATTAAATGTATCAAATCTAACTGGAAAAGATTATTGGGCTAGTAGTTCAATGTTAGGAGACCCAAGAAGTGTTGCATTTTCTATGAAAATGGAGTTTTAA